A genomic region of Clavibacter michiganensis subsp. insidiosus contains the following coding sequences:
- a CDS encoding VOC family protein, whose protein sequence is MSARIRHVAIDCGDPHALSLFWAGVTGFAEDPDEPNLPGEDVAWLGDPVSGLGIILQRADSPKTTKNRLHLDLAPDDRTRDEEVDRVLELGASLVADRRNADGSGWVVLADPEGNEFCVERSDAEREAGDEVGAVVL, encoded by the coding sequence GTGAGCGCCCGGATCCGGCACGTCGCCATCGACTGCGGGGACCCGCACGCGCTCTCCCTCTTCTGGGCCGGCGTGACGGGCTTCGCGGAGGACCCGGACGAGCCGAACCTCCCCGGCGAGGACGTGGCATGGCTCGGCGACCCCGTCTCGGGACTCGGGATCATCCTGCAGCGGGCGGACAGCCCCAAGACGACGAAGAACCGGCTCCACCTCGACCTGGCGCCCGACGACCGCACGCGCGACGAGGAGGTCGACCGCGTGCTCGAGCTCGGAGCGTCGCTCGTCGCCGACCGGCGCAACGCGGACGGCAGCGGCTGGGTCGTGCTCGCGGATCCCGAGGGCAACGAGTTCTGCGTGGAGCGCAGCGACGCCGAGCGCGAGGCCGGCGACGAGGTGGGCGCGGTCGTCCTCTGA
- a CDS encoding 16S rRNA (uracil(1498)-N(3))-methyltransferase, whose protein sequence is MAHFHLADDLDAADLAVGRVVALGPQESRHAVTVSRVRAGEGLLVGDGRGTIASCVVTTADPQRLELRVESVEAHPAPSPRVVLVQALAKGDRDELAVQAATELGVDAVIPWQAQRSVSRWEGAKVAKGRERWRAIVCEAVKQSIRPRVPEVEPLATTKDLVRMAATARVLVLDPTAEARLSRLDLATADGDAASDVLLVVGPEGGIGPAEVEALRAAGAIPVALGPGILRTSTAGPAALALVNAALGRW, encoded by the coding sequence GTGGCGCACTTCCACCTCGCGGACGACCTCGACGCGGCCGACCTCGCCGTCGGCCGCGTCGTCGCGCTCGGACCGCAGGAGTCGCGGCACGCCGTCACGGTGAGCCGCGTGCGCGCAGGGGAGGGCCTGCTCGTCGGCGACGGGCGCGGGACCATCGCGTCCTGCGTCGTCACGACGGCGGATCCGCAGCGCCTGGAGCTGCGCGTCGAGTCCGTCGAGGCGCACCCGGCGCCGTCGCCGCGCGTCGTGCTCGTGCAGGCGCTCGCGAAGGGCGACCGCGACGAGCTCGCCGTGCAGGCCGCGACCGAGCTGGGCGTCGACGCCGTGATCCCGTGGCAGGCGCAGCGCTCGGTCTCCCGGTGGGAGGGCGCCAAGGTCGCCAAGGGTCGGGAGCGCTGGCGCGCGATCGTCTGCGAGGCCGTGAAGCAGTCCATCCGCCCCCGCGTGCCCGAGGTGGAGCCGCTCGCGACGACGAAGGACCTCGTGCGCATGGCAGCGACCGCGCGCGTGCTCGTGCTCGACCCGACCGCCGAGGCGCGGCTGTCGCGGCTCGACCTGGCCACGGCCGACGGCGACGCCGCGAGCGACGTGCTGCTCGTGGTCGGCCCCGAGGGCGGCATCGGCCCGGCCGAGGTCGAGGCGCTGCGGGCGGCGGGCGCGATCCCGGTGGCGCTCGGCCCGGGGATCCTCCGCACGTCCACCGCCGGACCGGCCGCGCTGGCGCTCGTCAACGCCGCGCTCGGGCGATGGTGA
- a CDS encoding DUF4870 domain-containing protein, whose protein sequence is MSAPDPHPYGAPAPLTPSEDRLWASLTHFLAILIVPSFIVWLVFRERGRFTDQEGKEATNWTINVAGALVVLNVLQAVFLVIPFLGIILNLLLGLVIFAVVVVNIVFAIIGGTRVQAGRPYRYPLNIRWIK, encoded by the coding sequence ATGTCCGCACCCGATCCCCACCCGTACGGCGCGCCCGCTCCGCTCACGCCGAGCGAGGACCGCCTCTGGGCGTCGCTCACGCACTTCCTCGCGATCCTCATCGTGCCGTCGTTCATCGTCTGGCTCGTGTTCCGCGAGCGCGGCCGGTTCACCGACCAGGAGGGCAAGGAGGCGACCAACTGGACCATCAACGTCGCGGGCGCCCTCGTCGTCCTCAACGTGCTGCAGGCGGTGTTCCTCGTGATCCCCTTCCTCGGGATCATCCTCAACCTCCTCCTCGGCCTCGTGATCTTCGCGGTGGTCGTGGTCAACATCGTGTTCGCGATCATCGGCGGCACGCGCGTCCAGGCCGGCCGGCCCTACCGCTACCCGCTCAACATCCGTTGGATCAAGTAG
- the hemW gene encoding radical SAM family heme chaperone HemW, which translates to MPSALPLADPAPADGLLPASAAVDAETRAFGVYLHVPFCRVRCGYCDFNTYTAPELRGVKQSDYASQAVQEVGFAASALHESGVPPRPASTVFLGGGTPTLLPVKDLVRMLDAVRDTWGIAEGAEVTTEANPDSVDDAYLAALATGGFTRVSFGMQSAVPRVLATLERTHDPARIAPVVRGARAAGLEVSLDLIYGTPGETIDDWRASLEQAIAQEPDHLSAYALIVEPGTKLARQIRRGEVPEPDEDLQADMYELADRLLGEAGYEWYEVSNWARDGRRSRHNLAYWQGHDWWGVGPGAHSHVGGVRWWNVKHPAAYADRVLAGASPGAGRESLDDATREVERVLLGARIRDGLAIPTLTAEGRRQVAGLIADGLVDPRAALSGTLVLTLQGRLLADAVVRRLLED; encoded by the coding sequence ATGCCGTCCGCCCTGCCCCTCGCCGATCCCGCCCCCGCCGACGGGCTGCTGCCGGCCTCCGCCGCGGTCGACGCCGAGACCCGCGCGTTCGGCGTCTACCTGCACGTCCCGTTCTGCCGCGTCCGCTGCGGCTACTGCGACTTCAACACCTACACGGCACCGGAGCTGCGCGGCGTGAAGCAGTCCGACTACGCATCGCAGGCCGTGCAGGAGGTGGGCTTCGCCGCATCCGCGCTGCACGAGTCGGGCGTCCCCCCGCGTCCCGCCTCCACCGTCTTCCTCGGCGGCGGCACGCCGACGCTCCTCCCGGTGAAGGACCTCGTCCGCATGCTCGACGCCGTGCGCGACACGTGGGGCATCGCCGAGGGCGCCGAGGTCACCACGGAGGCGAACCCCGACAGCGTCGACGACGCGTACCTCGCGGCCCTCGCGACGGGCGGCTTCACGCGCGTCTCCTTTGGCATGCAGTCCGCCGTGCCGCGCGTGCTCGCGACGCTGGAGCGTACGCACGATCCCGCGCGCATCGCGCCCGTCGTCCGCGGCGCCCGGGCGGCCGGCCTCGAGGTGAGCCTCGACCTCATCTACGGGACGCCGGGGGAGACCATCGACGACTGGCGCGCCTCGCTCGAGCAGGCGATCGCGCAGGAGCCCGACCACCTGTCCGCGTACGCGCTCATCGTCGAGCCGGGGACGAAGCTCGCGCGGCAGATCCGCCGCGGCGAGGTGCCCGAGCCCGACGAGGACCTCCAGGCCGACATGTACGAGCTCGCCGACCGCCTGCTGGGCGAGGCCGGCTACGAGTGGTACGAGGTGAGCAACTGGGCGCGCGACGGCCGTCGCAGCCGCCACAACCTCGCCTACTGGCAGGGCCACGACTGGTGGGGCGTGGGACCGGGCGCGCACAGCCACGTGGGCGGCGTCCGCTGGTGGAACGTCAAGCACCCCGCCGCGTACGCCGACCGCGTGCTAGCAGGCGCCTCACCCGGCGCGGGACGCGAATCGCTCGACGACGCGACGCGCGAGGTGGAGCGCGTGCTCCTCGGCGCCCGCATCCGCGACGGGCTGGCGATCCCGACGCTCACCGCGGAGGGCCGCCGCCAGGTCGCGGGCCTGATCGCGGACGGCCTGGTGGATCCGCGTGCCGCGCTCTCCGGCACCCTCGTGCTCACGCTGCAGGGGCGCCTTCTGGCCGACGCCGTCGTGCGCCGGCTGCTCGAGGACTAG
- the hrcA gene encoding heat-inducible transcriptional repressor HrcA produces MVSERGLDVLRVIVKDYVSSREPVGSKSIVERHAFGVSAATIRNDMALLEEEELIAAPHTSSGRVPTGKGYRFFVDQLADVRPLTPAQRQAIHVFLGESVDLDDVLARTVRLLAQLTNQVALVQYPSLATSHVKHVELVALSTTRVLTVLITDTGRVEQRVVELAGDPDDAFLAVMRTRINQAVGGLGLAEAAARLETLSDEVEPGQRAAASVLAGTLVEQVLANRQERLLLAGSANLARTERDFPGSISPVLEAIEEQVVLLRLLGEMEADQHGVSVSIGRENAPFGLGETSVLTSGYSSSGGVLARLGVLGPTRMDYSTNMASVRAVARYLSRLLEER; encoded by the coding sequence ATGGTCTCGGAACGCGGACTCGACGTCCTCCGGGTGATCGTGAAGGACTACGTGTCCTCGCGGGAGCCCGTGGGCTCCAAGTCCATCGTCGAGCGCCACGCCTTCGGCGTCTCGGCCGCCACCATCCGCAACGACATGGCCCTCCTCGAGGAGGAGGAGCTGATCGCCGCGCCGCACACCTCGTCCGGGCGCGTGCCGACGGGCAAGGGGTACCGCTTCTTCGTTGACCAGCTCGCCGACGTGCGTCCGCTGACGCCCGCGCAGCGCCAGGCGATCCACGTGTTCCTCGGCGAGTCCGTCGACCTCGACGACGTGCTCGCGCGCACCGTGCGCCTCCTCGCGCAGCTCACCAACCAGGTCGCGCTCGTGCAGTACCCGTCGCTCGCCACGAGCCACGTGAAGCACGTCGAGCTCGTGGCGCTGTCGACCACGCGCGTGCTCACGGTGCTCATCACCGACACGGGCCGCGTCGAGCAGCGCGTCGTGGAGCTCGCGGGCGATCCGGACGACGCGTTCCTCGCGGTCATGCGCACGCGGATCAACCAGGCCGTCGGCGGGCTCGGCCTCGCCGAGGCGGCCGCCCGGCTCGAGACCCTCTCCGACGAGGTCGAGCCCGGCCAGCGCGCCGCGGCGTCGGTGCTCGCGGGCACGCTCGTGGAGCAGGTGCTCGCCAACCGGCAGGAGCGGCTGCTGCTGGCGGGATCCGCGAACCTCGCCCGCACCGAGCGCGACTTCCCCGGCAGCATCTCGCCCGTCCTCGAGGCCATCGAGGAGCAGGTGGTGCTCCTCCGCCTGCTCGGCGAGATGGAGGCCGACCAGCACGGCGTCTCGGTGAGCATCGGCCGGGAGAACGCCCCGTTCGGCCTCGGCGAGACCAGCGTGCTCACCAGCGGCTACAGCTCGTCCGGCGGGGTGCTCGCGCGCCTCGGCGTGCTGGGCCCGACCCGGATGGACTACTCCACCAACATGGCGTCGGTGCGCGCGGTCGCGCGCTACCTCTCGCGCCTGCTCGAGGAGCGGTGA
- a CDS encoding PhoH family protein has product MSGSDPRGDASTADDRVEQTATMDGVLMVRLLGPQDRLLRQIEREHPDVDVRVRGNEITLVGTRADVAAARRLIDEVVAMVEDGQHVEPQEIETSARRLGEDDARTLSDVLSEAIVQSRGRTVRPKTQGQKQYVQAIDENTIVFGIGPAGTGKTYLAMAKAVQALQRKEVERIILTRPAVEAGERLGYLPGSLTDKIDPYLRPLFDALNEMMDPELVPKLMASNTIEVAPLAYMRGRTLNNAFVVLDEAQNTTPEQMKMFLTRLGFGSKMVVTGDITQVDLPTGSSGLQLVTRVLDGMDDIHFSRLTSDDVVRHTLVGRIVDAYTRYDAERQAADHLRAERRTAPGSTR; this is encoded by the coding sequence ATGTCGGGCTCTGACCCGCGCGGCGACGCATCGACGGCGGATGACCGCGTCGAGCAGACGGCGACGATGGACGGCGTGCTCATGGTGCGCCTCCTGGGGCCGCAGGACCGGCTGCTCCGGCAGATCGAACGCGAGCACCCGGACGTCGACGTCCGGGTCCGCGGCAACGAGATCACGCTCGTCGGCACCCGAGCGGATGTGGCCGCGGCCCGTCGGCTCATCGACGAGGTCGTGGCGATGGTGGAGGACGGACAGCACGTGGAACCCCAGGAGATCGAGACGAGCGCGCGCCGGCTCGGCGAGGACGACGCGCGGACCCTGTCCGACGTGCTGAGCGAGGCCATCGTGCAGTCGCGCGGCCGCACCGTCCGGCCGAAGACGCAGGGCCAGAAGCAGTACGTGCAGGCGATCGACGAGAACACCATCGTGTTCGGCATCGGCCCCGCGGGTACGGGCAAGACCTACCTCGCGATGGCGAAGGCCGTCCAGGCGCTGCAGCGCAAGGAGGTCGAGCGCATCATCCTCACGCGCCCGGCCGTCGAGGCGGGGGAGCGGCTCGGCTACCTGCCCGGCTCGCTCACCGACAAGATCGACCCGTACCTGCGCCCGCTGTTCGACGCGCTCAACGAGATGATGGATCCGGAGCTCGTCCCGAAGCTCATGGCCTCGAACACCATCGAGGTCGCGCCCCTCGCCTACATGCGCGGCCGCACGCTGAACAACGCGTTCGTCGTGCTCGACGAGGCCCAGAACACCACGCCCGAGCAGATGAAGATGTTCCTCACGCGCCTCGGCTTCGGCTCGAAGATGGTGGTCACGGGCGACATCACCCAGGTCGACCTGCCCACCGGGTCCAGCGGCCTGCAGCTCGTCACGCGCGTGCTCGACGGGATGGACGACATCCACTTCTCCCGTCTCACGAGCGACGACGTCGTGCGACACACCCTGGTCGGCCGCATCGTGGACGCGTACACGCGCTACGACGCGGAGCGCCAGGCCGCCGACCACCTCCGCGCCGAGCGCCGCACCGCCCCTGGGAGCACCCGATGA
- the lepA gene encoding translation elongation factor 4 produces MSPLATKALRPAATDPASIRNFCIIAHIDHGKSTLADRMLQLTGVVESRAMRAQYLDRMDIERERGITIKSQAVRMPWELDGQTYALNMIDTPGHVDFSYEVSRSLAACEGAILLVDAAQGIEAQTLANLYLALENDLTIIPVLNKIDLPAADPDKYAAELASLIGGDPDDVLRVSGKTGAGVEELLDRVSRTIPAPVGDPNGAARAMIFDSVYDAYRGVVTYVRMIDGKLSPREKIAMMSTRATHEILEIGVSSPEPTPSDGLGVGEVGYLITGVKDVRQSKVGDTVTTAARPATEALPGYTEPLPMVFSGLYPIDGSDYPDLRDALDKLKLSDAALVYEPETSVALGFGFRCGFLGLLHLEIITERLSREFGLDLITTAPSVIYEVTSEDKKTVTVTNPSEFPGGKIVSVSEPVVKAAILAPKDYVGTIMELCQSRRGILLGMEYLGEDRVEIRYTMPLGEIVFDFFDNLKSKTAGYASLDYEPAGQQDSDLVKVDILLQGEQVDAFSAIVHRDKAYAYGVLMTGRLRELIPRQQFEVPIQAAIGARIIARESIRAMRKDVLAKCYGGDITRKRKLLEKQKEGKKRMKMVGRVEVPQEAFIAALSGDTEKKAK; encoded by the coding sequence GTGAGCCCCCTAGCAACGAAGGCCCTCCGGCCCGCCGCGACCGACCCCGCGTCCATCCGCAACTTCTGCATCATCGCCCACATCGACCACGGCAAGTCCACGCTGGCCGACCGCATGCTGCAGCTGACGGGCGTCGTCGAGTCGCGCGCCATGCGCGCCCAGTACCTCGACCGCATGGACATCGAGCGCGAGCGCGGCATCACGATCAAGAGCCAGGCGGTCCGCATGCCGTGGGAGCTCGACGGGCAGACGTACGCGCTGAACATGATCGACACCCCGGGCCACGTCGACTTCTCCTACGAGGTCTCCCGCTCGCTCGCCGCGTGCGAGGGCGCGATCCTCCTCGTGGACGCCGCGCAGGGCATCGAGGCGCAGACGCTCGCGAACCTCTACCTGGCGCTCGAGAACGACCTGACGATCATCCCGGTCCTCAACAAGATCGACCTCCCGGCGGCCGACCCCGACAAGTACGCGGCCGAGCTCGCGTCCCTCATCGGCGGCGACCCGGACGACGTCCTGCGCGTCTCGGGCAAGACGGGCGCCGGCGTCGAGGAGCTGCTCGACCGCGTCTCCCGCACCATCCCCGCGCCCGTCGGCGACCCGAACGGCGCCGCGCGCGCCATGATCTTCGACTCGGTCTACGACGCCTACCGCGGCGTGGTCACCTACGTCCGCATGATCGACGGTAAGCTCAGCCCGCGCGAGAAGATCGCGATGATGTCGACGCGCGCCACGCACGAGATCCTCGAGATCGGTGTCAGCTCGCCCGAGCCCACGCCGTCCGACGGCCTAGGCGTCGGCGAGGTCGGCTACCTCATCACGGGCGTGAAGGACGTGCGCCAGTCGAAGGTCGGCGACACCGTCACGACGGCCGCGCGCCCCGCGACCGAGGCGCTGCCCGGCTACACCGAGCCGCTGCCCATGGTCTTCTCCGGCCTCTACCCGATCGACGGATCCGACTACCCCGACCTCCGCGACGCCCTCGACAAGCTCAAGCTCTCCGACGCCGCGCTCGTCTACGAGCCCGAGACCTCGGTCGCGCTCGGCTTCGGCTTCCGCTGCGGCTTCCTCGGCCTCCTGCACCTCGAGATCATCACGGAGCGCCTCTCGCGCGAGTTCGGACTCGACCTCATCACGACCGCGCCCAGCGTCATCTACGAGGTCACGAGCGAGGACAAGAAGACGGTCACGGTCACCAACCCGAGCGAGTTCCCGGGCGGCAAGATCGTCAGCGTCTCCGAGCCCGTGGTGAAGGCCGCGATCCTCGCGCCCAAGGACTACGTCGGCACGATCATGGAGCTGTGCCAGTCGCGGCGCGGGATCCTGCTCGGCATGGAGTACCTCGGCGAGGACCGGGTGGAGATCCGCTACACGATGCCGCTCGGCGAGATCGTGTTCGACTTCTTCGACAACCTCAAGAGCAAGACGGCCGGCTACGCGTCGCTCGACTACGAGCCCGCGGGCCAGCAGGACTCGGACCTCGTGAAGGTCGACATCTTGTTGCAGGGCGAGCAGGTCGACGCGTTCAGCGCCATCGTCCACCGCGACAAGGCCTACGCGTACGGCGTGCTCATGACGGGCCGCCTGCGCGAGCTCATCCCGCGCCAGCAGTTCGAGGTGCCGATCCAGGCGGCCATCGGCGCGCGGATCATCGCCCGCGAGTCCATCCGCGCCATGCGGAAGGACGTGCTCGCCAAGTGCTACGGCGGCGACATCACCCGCAAGCGCAAGCTGCTCGAGAAGCAGAAGGAGGGCAAGAAGCGCATGAAGATGGTCGGACGCGTCGAGGTCCCTCAGGAGGCGTTCATCGCCGCGCTCTCGGGCGACACGGAGAAGAAGGCCAAGTAG
- a CDS encoding histidine triad nucleotide-binding protein, whose amino-acid sequence MTSSPEPTVFERIVAREIPAEIVAETDRVIAFEDIAPKAPVHVLVVPKTAAYRDVVELAAGDPALLAEVVDLASRIAAERAGGQFRLLFNTGADAGQTVFHVHAHVLAGFDQGDHVGL is encoded by the coding sequence ATGACCAGCAGCCCAGAGCCCACCGTCTTCGAGCGCATCGTCGCGCGCGAGATCCCGGCCGAGATCGTCGCGGAGACCGACCGCGTCATCGCCTTCGAGGACATCGCGCCCAAGGCGCCCGTGCACGTGCTCGTCGTGCCCAAGACGGCCGCGTACCGCGACGTCGTCGAGCTCGCCGCGGGCGACCCCGCGCTCCTCGCGGAGGTCGTCGACCTCGCGTCGCGCATCGCCGCCGAGCGCGCGGGCGGGCAGTTCCGCCTCCTCTTCAACACGGGGGCCGACGCCGGCCAGACCGTGTTCCACGTGCACGCGCACGTGCTCGCCGGATTCGACCAGGGGGACCATGTCGGGCTCTGA
- a CDS encoding DUF1990 family protein gives MRRSTYTATAVTYGSVGGTQAVDIMTYPPEGYRPAEASARLGSGDERFEQAVALLMTWGVQRGSGIKVTRIEQEVPDDPGYTGLEFDEDGVPQVPVDRPRETLYGDDGTAWITSGTSAVLRMPFGPFHPEAPVRVVYTVQETDRVGFAYGTVHGHPLSGEEAFLVSREPDGSVWLTLRVFSRPASWPMRLASPVLRIVQGVFMRRYLRSLHPAVASA, from the coding sequence ATGCGCCGTAGCACCTACACCGCGACCGCCGTCACGTACGGCTCCGTCGGCGGCACCCAGGCCGTCGACATCATGACCTACCCGCCCGAGGGCTACCGTCCCGCCGAGGCGAGCGCCCGGCTCGGCAGCGGCGACGAGCGCTTCGAGCAGGCCGTCGCCCTCCTCATGACGTGGGGCGTGCAGCGCGGCAGCGGGATCAAGGTCACGCGCATCGAGCAGGAGGTGCCGGACGACCCCGGCTACACCGGCCTCGAGTTCGACGAGGACGGGGTGCCCCAGGTGCCCGTCGACCGGCCGCGCGAGACGCTGTACGGCGACGACGGCACTGCGTGGATCACGTCGGGCACGTCAGCCGTGCTGCGCATGCCGTTCGGTCCGTTCCACCCCGAGGCACCCGTCCGCGTCGTGTACACCGTGCAGGAGACCGACCGGGTCGGCTTCGCGTACGGCACCGTGCACGGGCACCCGCTGAGCGGCGAGGAGGCGTTCCTCGTCTCCCGGGAGCCCGACGGCAGCGTGTGGCTCACCCTGCGCGTCTTCTCGCGACCGGCGTCGTGGCCGATGCGGCTGGCCAGCCCGGTGCTCCGGATCGTGCAGGGCGTCTTCATGCGCCGGTACCTGCGGTCGCTGCACCCGGCGGTCGCGTCCGCCTGA
- a CDS encoding HAD family hydrolase: MTDASSPRPLHVLWDVDGTLLLNGPRAGGMYHRAIELAAGEELEDRTVHAHGKTDGQIIWETLDLYGLPASLHAAVREQLEGMSRVEHYGAGRREVPVGVPRLVADVAARGWVNALLTGNSPLRARYKLDGAGLDVGLFDWDASFFGHEARIRSDLTLRAAEALAGAAVVIIGDTPADGVAAEAAGFPFVAVATGAYDVAQLRSPDAHAAVVVPDLQAGHDEVMAYLDGLAAG, translated from the coding sequence ATGACCGACGCCTCCTCGCCCCGGCCCCTGCACGTCCTGTGGGACGTCGACGGCACGCTCCTGCTCAACGGCCCGCGCGCCGGGGGCATGTACCACCGCGCGATCGAGCTCGCCGCGGGCGAGGAGCTCGAGGACCGCACGGTCCACGCGCACGGGAAGACGGACGGCCAGATCATCTGGGAGACGCTCGACCTCTACGGCCTGCCCGCCTCGCTGCACGCCGCGGTCCGCGAGCAGCTCGAGGGGATGTCGCGCGTCGAGCACTACGGTGCCGGACGCCGCGAGGTGCCGGTCGGCGTGCCGCGGCTCGTCGCCGACGTCGCCGCGCGCGGCTGGGTGAACGCGCTGCTCACCGGCAACTCGCCGCTCCGCGCGCGCTACAAGCTGGACGGGGCGGGGCTCGACGTCGGCCTGTTCGACTGGGACGCGTCGTTCTTCGGGCATGAGGCGCGGATCCGCAGCGACCTCACGCTCCGCGCCGCGGAGGCGCTGGCCGGGGCCGCGGTCGTGATCATCGGCGACACCCCCGCCGACGGCGTCGCGGCCGAGGCGGCCGGCTTCCCGTTCGTGGCCGTCGCCACGGGCGCCTACGACGTCGCGCAGCTCCGGTCGCCGGACGCGCACGCGGCCGTCGTGGTCCCCGATCTCCAGGCCGGCCACGACGAGGTCATGGCGTACCTGGACGGGCTCGCCGCGGGCTGA
- the dnaJ gene encoding molecular chaperone DnaJ: MADHYEVLGVSREATPEEIKKAYRKQARQLHPDVNDAPDAAERFKLVTHAYDVLSDPQQRQQYDLGPQAGFGGQGGQGFGGFGDIFETFFGGQQGGGGRGPRSRQERGQDALLRVEVELEEVIFGVHRDLEVDTAVVCDTCHGSCAQPGTSAVTCDICRGSGSIQRQVRSLLGNVMTSSPCGTCRGYGTVIPHPCPTCQGQGRVRARRTVPVDIPAGVDTGLRLQMPGSGEVGPAGGPNGDLYLEIKVTHHEVFSRNGDDLLATVEVSMVDAILGSDAHIEALDGDVDLELRPGIQSAEIITVRGRGVTKLRGSGRGDLKIGIQVVTPQKLDHRERDLIQQFARRNKAPAPHLAHFQQGLFQKLRDRFLNV, translated from the coding sequence GTGGCTGACCACTACGAAGTACTCGGCGTGAGCCGCGAGGCGACGCCAGAGGAGATCAAGAAGGCGTACCGCAAGCAGGCGCGCCAGCTCCACCCGGACGTCAACGACGCCCCCGACGCCGCTGAGCGGTTCAAGCTCGTCACGCACGCGTACGACGTGCTGTCGGATCCCCAGCAGCGCCAGCAGTACGACCTCGGCCCGCAGGCCGGGTTCGGCGGCCAGGGCGGCCAGGGCTTCGGCGGGTTCGGCGACATCTTCGAGACGTTCTTCGGCGGCCAGCAGGGCGGGGGCGGACGCGGCCCGCGCTCGCGGCAGGAGCGCGGCCAGGACGCGCTGCTGCGCGTGGAGGTCGAGCTCGAGGAGGTCATCTTCGGCGTGCACCGCGACCTGGAGGTCGACACGGCGGTCGTATGCGACACGTGCCACGGCTCCTGCGCCCAGCCCGGCACGAGCGCCGTCACGTGCGACATCTGCCGCGGCTCCGGCAGCATCCAGCGCCAGGTGCGCTCGCTGCTCGGCAACGTCATGACGTCGAGCCCGTGCGGCACCTGCCGCGGCTACGGCACCGTCATCCCGCACCCGTGCCCCACCTGCCAGGGCCAGGGCCGCGTCCGCGCGCGCCGCACCGTGCCGGTCGACATCCCGGCCGGCGTCGACACGGGCCTCCGCCTGCAGATGCCCGGCTCCGGCGAGGTCGGCCCGGCGGGCGGCCCGAACGGCGACCTCTACCTCGAGATCAAGGTCACGCACCACGAGGTGTTCAGCCGCAACGGCGACGACCTCCTCGCGACCGTCGAGGTGAGCATGGTCGACGCCATCCTCGGCAGCGACGCGCACATCGAGGCGCTCGACGGCGACGTCGACCTGGAGCTGCGCCCCGGGATCCAGAGCGCCGAGATCATCACGGTGCGCGGCCGCGGCGTGACGAAGCTCCGCGGTTCGGGGCGCGGCGACCTCAAGATCGGCATCCAGGTGGTCACGCCGCAGAAGCTCGACCACAGGGAGCGCGACCTCATCCAGCAGTTCGCGCGCCGCAACAAGGCCCCCGCGCCGCACCTCGCGCACTTCCAGCAGGGCCTGTTCCAGAAGCTCCGCGACCGCTTCCTCAACGTCTGA